The Paenibacillus sp. FSL R7-0204 genome includes a region encoding these proteins:
- the sdhB gene encoding succinate dehydrogenase iron-sulfur subunit produces MAETAAAPKNVKFIITRQDEPETSPYTEEFELAYRPGMNVISALMEIQRNPVNAKGDNTVPVCWESNCLEEVCGACSMVINGKPRQACAALIDNLEQPVRIEPMKTFPVVRDLVIDRSRMFNALKRVKAWIPIDGTYDLGPGPRMPEKKRQWAYELSKCMTCGVCLEACPNVNEKTNFIGPAAISQVRLFNAHPTGEMNAEERLDAVMGDGGIDGCGNSQNCVRACPKGIPLTTSIAEINKQTTKHMFKRWLGV; encoded by the coding sequence ATGGCGGAAACAGCAGCAGCTCCCAAAAACGTGAAATTTATTATTACCCGCCAGGATGAACCGGAGACCAGCCCCTATACGGAGGAGTTCGAGCTTGCCTACCGTCCGGGGATGAACGTAATCAGTGCGCTGATGGAGATTCAGCGGAATCCGGTGAATGCGAAAGGCGATAATACGGTTCCTGTATGCTGGGAATCCAACTGTCTGGAAGAGGTCTGCGGCGCCTGCTCCATGGTCATCAACGGCAAGCCCCGTCAGGCCTGTGCCGCGCTGATCGACAATCTGGAGCAGCCGGTGCGCATTGAGCCGATGAAGACCTTCCCGGTTGTCCGCGACCTGGTGATTGACCGCAGCCGGATGTTCAATGCCCTGAAGCGGGTCAAGGCCTGGATTCCGATTGACGGCACGTATGATCTCGGTCCGGGACCGCGTATGCCGGAGAAGAAGCGCCAGTGGGCCTATGAGCTGTCCAAATGCATGACCTGTGGCGTCTGCCTGGAGGCTTGTCCGAATGTCAACGAGAAGACCAACTTCATCGGGCCGGCAGCCATCTCGCAGGTTCGCCTGTTCAACGCTCACCCGACAGGTGAGATGAACGCAGAAGAGCGCCTGGATGCGGTCATGGGAGACGGCGGCATCGACGGCTGCGGCAACTCGCAGAACTGTGTGCGGGCTTGCCCGAAGGGCATTCCGCTCACGACCTCCATTGCCGAGATCAACAAGCAGACAACCAAGCATATGTTCAAGCGCTGGCTGGGTGTCTGA
- a CDS encoding DUF3891 family protein, which yields MICREQDGMLVMTKQHEHGLLAGEFAKWFKEEHTPAEGRRAEVLWAVSNHDRGWIDLDETPFWNDAEGLPYSFLDFPVVPKLTFYRRGIDEIEAETPYGALLCSSHFERLIEVSGEECPELTQYLQDEADRRARIHRALEQSKPLEEGELYYDARLLQFCDDLSLFLALSRPGSAESEKHPWFADGFSGSEEFSFTSGRAIEAEWQDSATLTLTPFPFTQEVEVNFKQRRVSRADIKDKGIARAYREAPEEECRIKVISGPEEDSRAKTGAGYRTKG from the coding sequence GTGATTTGCCGTGAACAGGATGGAATGCTTGTAATGACGAAGCAGCATGAGCACGGGCTGCTGGCCGGAGAATTTGCTAAGTGGTTCAAGGAAGAACATACGCCTGCGGAAGGCCGCCGGGCTGAGGTACTGTGGGCAGTAAGCAACCATGACCGGGGCTGGATTGATCTGGATGAGACACCGTTCTGGAATGATGCGGAGGGGCTGCCCTACAGCTTCCTCGATTTTCCGGTTGTGCCGAAGCTGACCTTTTATAGACGGGGAATCGATGAGATTGAAGCGGAGACGCCATACGGGGCGCTGCTGTGCAGTTCGCATTTTGAACGGTTAATTGAGGTGTCGGGTGAGGAATGCCCGGAGCTGACGCAATATCTGCAGGATGAAGCGGACCGCCGCGCCCGTATCCACCGGGCGCTGGAGCAGAGCAAGCCGCTTGAAGAAGGCGAGCTGTATTATGATGCCAGACTGCTGCAGTTCTGCGATGATCTGTCGCTGTTCCTGGCGCTTAGTAGGCCGGGCAGCGCCGAATCCGAGAAGCACCCCTGGTTCGCAGACGGCTTCTCCGGCAGTGAGGAGTTCAGCTTCACCTCCGGCCGTGCCATTGAGGCGGAGTGGCAGGACAGTGCTACGCTGACCCTGACTCCGTTCCCGTTCACGCAGGAGGTTGAAGTCAATTTCAAGCAGCGGCGGGTCAGCCGGGCGGACATTAAGGATAAGGGAATTGCCCGCGCCTACCGCGAGGCTCCTGAGGAAGAATGCCGGATCAAGGTCATTAGCGGACCGGAGGAAGATTCGCGGGCTAAGACTGGAGCGGGTTACCGCACTAAGGGATAG